GGTCCTGCGGGGCGCGCGGCCATGCTTCGTGGACGTGCTACCCGGGACGATGAACATTGACCCGGAGGCGGTCGCGGCGGCGATCACGCCGCGCACGAAGGCAATCCTTCCCGTTCACTACGCCGGCGTCGGCTGCGAACTCGAGCGCCTCGGGGAGCTTGCACGAGCCAACGATCTCGTTCTTGTCGAGGATGCCGCCCAGGCCATCGGTGCGTCTCGCGGTGGCCGGCGGGTCGGCTCCGCCGGAGCACTGGCAGCCTTGAGTTTCCACGAAACCAAGAATGTCGGATGCGGCGAAGGCGGCGCGCTCATTGTCAACGATCCGGCCTATCTCGAGCGCGCGCACATGCTCCGGGACAAGGGGACCAATCGTAAAGCTTTCCTCGGTGGCAGTGCCGACAAGTACACCTGGGTCGATATCGGATCGTCCTTCTCGGTGTCGGGTCTGACCGCGGCCTTCCTTCTGGGACAGCTTGAGAAGCTCGACGAACTAACCGCCCGGCGGCGCGCGATCCATGCCCGCTACATGGCGGCGTTCCAGGATCTGGAGGATCGCGGCGCCGTCCGGCTGCCGCGTGTCGAACCCCTGTGCGATCATAATGCCCACATCTTTTTCATGTTCCTGCGATCAACAGAGGAACGTGAACGGCTGATCGCGTACCTTGCGAGTCTCCGGATCCAGGCGGTTTTCCACTACGTGCCGCTGCATACAGCGCCCTTCGCGCGCGCCCATCTGGAGGCCCCTCCGAGCCTTCCGGTGACCGAGGATCTCGCGCACCGCCTTCTCCGTCTGCCACTCTACAATGCGATGACGAATGATGAGGTCGACCGCGTGATACACGCGGTGCATGGCTTCTTCGAAGGCTGAGATGACGTGACCACCGTCGGCATCATTCAACCGAACTTCATCCCCTGGCGGGGATATTTTGACTTCATCCGCGACGTGGACGTCTTCGTTTTCCTCGACGATGTCCAGTACACGACGCGGGATTGGCGCAACCGCAACCGCATCCGCACGCGGGACGGCGCCTCACGGTGGTTGACCGTCCCCGTCCGGGCGTCCCGAAGCGACCTAATCCGGGATGTCGAGATCGATTCCTCCACCTCCGACTGGTGTGCCACACATGCTCGAATTCTGAAGGAGAACTACCGCGCCTCCCCCTTCCTCGACGAGGCTCTTGCGATGCTTGAGGAGACCTACGCCCGGCATCACCGGCTCGCCGACCTCGATGTCGATCTCTGCCAACGGGTCATGGCGCGGCTCAAGATCTCCACGCCTACTGTCCGATCTTCGGAACTGGGCGCGAGCGGCGCGAAGGACGAGAGGTTGATCGACCTTACGCGCCGGCTCGGAGGCACCCGATACCTCTCCGGCCCCTCGGCGAAAGGCTACATCCAGCCAGAGCTCTGGGATGCGGCCGGCATCGACTTGGCCTACAAGACCTATCCCGATTATCCGATCTATGCCCAGATCGCCGAGCCCTTCGATCCACACGTGAGCATCATCGATCTCTTGATAATGGTCGGGGACAAGGCCGCCGATCTTCTCGGGGATCAGCCGGGAGAAGGTTCCCGGCGCCCGGGGACGCGCCGCGCCGGGCAGCCCATATAGAGGCCAGGCCGGTCCGCAGTCTTCGTTACCACGCCGCCCATGCCGACTTCGACATCATCGGCCACAAGAATCCTGTCGCGCACGAGCACGCCTAAACCCAGGAACACGCGGCGCCCGATGCGACATCCCCCTCCCATGGTCACGCCGGGGGCGACGTAGCAGTAGTTCCCCACAGTAGCATGATGCCCGATGATGCTCCCCGCGCGCACGATGACCCCGTCGCCCAACTGGGAGTACGGTTGGACGACGGCGTGTTCTGACACGAGGCAGTTGTCACCCATCGAAAGCCCGTCCGCGACAGCCGTGGGATGGATGAAACTCGCGAGGCGGTAGCCGCGCGCCCGCATCTCCTGGCACTTTGCCTCCCGGTTCAGGTTTCCGCCGCCATAGCCAATCGCGACGAACATCTCATGCGTGCCCGGCGGCCAGGTGGTGATGGCGTCGCGTGCGGGCAGCACAGGTAGGTCGAGGAGATGCGACCGGGTGTGGTAGTCATCATCGACGAGAAACCCTTCGACCCGGTGCTCCGTATAGTTCGTAAAGTAGTGATGGCAGATCTCGGCAAGGTCGCCGGCGCCAAAGATCACGAGGCGCATAGTGGATTCTGATCTCCGGCCCAAAGTAGCGACATCATATCCTCGATAAACTTTCAATTCCACTGCAGAATCTCACTGCACGCTGCAAGGAGCCAGCCTGATCCTGCGCGCCTACCTGCAACTTTGTGCTCGGCCACGAGCGCCCGGTGTGCGTTCACAACAGAGGGTCGGTAGGAATACGCCTAGTAGGAAAACCGCAGCGTCAGGGCACGTTCTGGCGTACGCCAAGGGGTACGCGCCGCACAGCGTCATCTCCCAAGATATTGATTTCATTTATAATTTATCGCCACTTGACCGGTGGCGGTGAGAGAGGGATTCGAACCCTCGTTACGGTTTCCCGTAAACACGCTTTCCAAGCGTGCGCGATCGACCACTCCGCCACCTCACCTCACCGAGGGTGGCCTTGGCCCCCAGCGGAAGGCGCGCAATATACTCATGACGGCCACGCGGGCAAGCGGCGTTACAGCGCGGCGGCCAGGGTTTCGGGATCCAGTAGGGAACGGCGCTCAGCGCGGCGCAGGCGGCCCTCCAGGGCTGGGGTTCGCGCCTGCCAGCGGGCCAGTCGGATCCGGGCGTCGGGACTGCCTTCGCGCAGGGACTGGGCGATGTCCGCCAGCTCTCGGTCGGCGCGGCGCAGTGCGTTGCGTTCGGGGCCCAGGCGCGCGTAGCGCTCGTCCAGGAGGAACAGCCGGGCGCGGGCGGCGGTGACCAGGAAGACGGCGGTCGTCGCGTCCTCGGCGGACTGGGCGGCGGCGATCGCCCGGCGGACGTCGGCCATCAGGTCCTGGGCGGAGAGCGGCCGGGTCGCGGCGGCGGGGCAGGCTTGCGGGGCGAGTGCGCGGACATAGTCGGCTAGGCCCCGCAGCACGGCGGGCGACGGTTCGGGACCGTCGAACTCCTCGACGATCAGGCCGCGGACGAAGGGGCCGACCTCGCCGGGCGCCACCTTCAGCGCCCCGCGCGGACCGGAGAGGTCGGGGATCGGGTTGGGATCGTCCACCCCGTTTCCACGGTGCGAGGAAAACAGGGACGAGGTGACGTCGGCCGTGCCCGGGGCGCCGGAGACCCCGGGGAAGCGGAAGTCAGGATTGCTCCGCCCGGCTCGATGGCAGCTCTCGCAGCTGATTCCGGCCCGCGCCGCCTGGCCGCCCAGCAGCAGCGGTGTGCGGAAGGCCGCGCGGCCGACCTCCACCGATCGCGCCAGGGCGGGATCGGCGGGCGGGGCCAGGCACTCGGTCGGCTCCTGGGTGAGCAGCGCTACGGGATCAGCGCCCAGGGCCAGCCAGCGCATCGCCGCCAGCGGCACGTCCGCCGCCGGGGCGGCGCCAGCCGCCACCAGGGCCGCCGCCAGGCCTAGTGCTTGGGTTCGCCGCCGGCGTCGATCCAACGGCGCAGCTCCTCGGCCTCGGCGCAGCCATAGGCGCAGGACCGGTCGAGCCGGGCCAGCATGACCTTGGCGCCGTCCATGTCGCCGCGCTCGACCTTCAACTCGCCATAGTACTCGGTCGCGCCGCGATGGTCGGGGGCGATGGCCAGGGCCTGGCGGTAATAGGTCTCGGCCCGGTCGAAGGCCCCCTTCTTGCGCCAGGCGTAGCC
This genomic stretch from Phenylobacterium sp. LH3H17 harbors:
- the rffA gene encoding dTDP-4-amino-4,6-dideoxygalactose transaminase; translated protein: MELVSPAPSATPKIPFNRLEPLGRELEYVVQAISEREVGPASRFVRACEDWLTCHYKAAGVLLVPSATAALEMIAMLLDLGPGDEVIMPSFTFVSTANAMVLRGARPCFVDVLPGTMNIDPEAVAAAITPRTKAILPVHYAGVGCELERLGELARANDLVLVEDAAQAIGASRGGRRVGSAGALAALSFHETKNVGCGEGGALIVNDPAYLERAHMLRDKGTNRKAFLGGSADKYTWVDIGSSFSVSGLTAAFLLGQLEKLDELTARRRAIHARYMAAFQDLEDRGAVRLPRVEPLCDHNAHIFFMFLRSTEERERLIAYLASLRIQAVFHYVPLHTAPFARAHLEAPPSLPVTEDLAHRLLRLPLYNAMTNDEVDRVIHAVHGFFEG
- a CDS encoding WbqC family protein; this translates as MTTVGIIQPNFIPWRGYFDFIRDVDVFVFLDDVQYTTRDWRNRNRIRTRDGASRWLTVPVRASRSDLIRDVEIDSSTSDWCATHARILKENYRASPFLDEALAMLEETYARHHRLADLDVDLCQRVMARLKISTPTVRSSELGASGAKDERLIDLTRRLGGTRYLSGPSAKGYIQPELWDAAGIDLAYKTYPDYPIYAQIAEPFDPHVSIIDLLIMVGDKAADLLGDQPGEGSRRPGTRRAGQPI
- a CDS encoding NeuD/PglB/VioB family sugar acetyltransferase — translated: MRLVIFGAGDLAEICHHYFTNYTEHRVEGFLVDDDYHTRSHLLDLPVLPARDAITTWPPGTHEMFVAIGYGGGNLNREAKCQEMRARGYRLASFIHPTAVADGLSMGDNCLVSEHAVVQPYSQLGDGVIVRAGSIIGHHATVGNYCYVAPGVTMGGGCRIGRRVFLGLGVLVRDRILVADDVEVGMGGVVTKTADRPGLYMGCPARRVPGRREPSPG